The DNA segment GTGCACGCGGAGGTCACCGATGGCGTTCGATGACGGGGCCCGGCCGCTGCCGCCGCACCTGGACCCGCGCGCCGGGCGCTCGGCGCACCCGGCCGCACCCGGCCGAGGGGGCTCCCGGCTGGCCGTGGTGGCCCGGGTCGTCGCGGCGCTGCTGAGCCTGGCCCTGCTCCTGGGCAGCGGCTGGGGCTGGTACCTGGCCCGGGTGGCCGAGGCCAGCATCGGGCGCACCGACGCGATCCCGACCGAGGGGAACACCGACGCCCAGGGCAGCGACCACGCCGGCAAGGCGATGAACCTGCTGCTGGTCGGGCGGGACTCGCGGGCCGGCCTGACGGCCGAGCAGGCCGCGGAGTTCAGCACCGGTGACCCCGAGGGCCTGCTCAACACCGACACGATGATCCTGGTGCACATCCCGGCGGACGGGTCGGCCGCGGCGTTCGTCTCCATCCCGCGCGACCTCTACGTGTCGATCCCGGGCTACGGGGAGTCCAAGCTGAACTCGGCGTTCGGCCGCGGCTACAACGACGAGGAGGGGTCGGAGGCCGACAAGGAGGCCGCCGGGGCCCGGTTGCTGATCCAGACGATCAGCGGCGTCACCGGCGTCCAGATCGACCACTTCGCCGAGATCAACCTGCTGGGCTTCATCAACATCAGCAGCATCGTCGGCGGCGTCGAGGTGAACCTGTGCAACGCCACCGACGACCCCCTGTCGGGTGCGCACTTCGAGGCGGGTGAGCAGACCATCAGCGGGGCCGAGGCGCTCGCCTTCGTCCGGCAGCGGCACGGTCTGCCCAGCGAGCTCGACCGGCAGGTGCGCCAGCAGGTCTTCCTCGCCGGGCTGATCCGCAACGTCCTGTCGCAGGACCTGCTGCTCAACCCCGTCAAGCAGCGCCAGGTCATCCAGCAGGTGGGCACCAGCGTGACGGTCGACCAGGGGCTCAACCTCTTCGACCTGGCCGCGCAGATGCAGTCGGTGAAGCCCGACGAGATCTCGTTCCAGACGATCCCGGGGCTGGTCGACGCCCGGACGGACGCGGGCGACGTCCTCGAGCCGGCGGACCCGGACGCCCTCAAGGAGTTCTTCGCCTCGCTGAGCGCCGGCGCGGACCCCGACGCGGCCGCGCCGTCGGTCGAGGCGGCCGACCCCGCCGACGTCACGGTCAGCGTGCTCAACGGGTCCGGCGTCTCCGGCGCGGCGGCGACCGCCGCCGACGCGCTCGCCGCGGCCGGCTTCGACGCCAGCAGCGGGGGCAACGCCGCCGCCACCGACGTCACGACGGTCAGCGCCGCGACCGGGGACGAGGCACTGGCCGCCGCGGTGGCCGCCGAGGTCCCCGGGGCGGCGGTCACCGTCGACGACTCACTCGCCTCGGGCACCGTCCAGCTGGTGCTCGGCGCGGACTCGAACGGCATCGGTCAGCCGGTCAGCGCGAAGGCCCCGGAGACCGCGCCCGGCACCTACGCCAGCAGCGAGCGCACCGCCGAGGACACCAGCTGCATCGCCTAGACACGCGACTGCCCCCCACCGTCAGCGGTGGAGGGCAGTCGGGTGGGTGGTTCAGGCCTTGACGATGGCGGCGACCGGACCGCCGCCGGACGGGCCCTGGTGCACCGCGGCCACCGACACGAACACCGCCGGGTCGCCGGTCACCGAGGCGGCGACCCCACCGACGGTGGCCTTGATCTGCCGGTGCCAGAAGACGTCGGAGTCGTCGAGCATCGCGTTGCGCCGGCCGCGCACGTAGCCGGTCGGGTCGGCCTCGCACTTGAGGAAGACGTTGACCAGCCGGTCGCCGAGGTCGGAGGTGTGCGGCCGCTCGGGGAGGTCGAGGCCGGCGTCCCGGATGGCGTTCCAGATGCCGTCCTGGTCCAGGGCGTCGTTCATCACCGAGTGGCCGATCCGGTAGGTGCCGCCGTGCCCGCGGGCGTTGCCGACGACGACGATCTGCGCCCGGTCCAGCTCCACGCCCGAGGAGCACGAGGCGACCGCGCTGAACAGCGAGAAGTCGCGCATGACCTGCTTCTGCTCCGGCATCTCGATCTCGCCCAGGGCGAGCGCGATGCCCAGGGCCGTCGTCCCGTTGGAGAGGTCCATCGAGCCGTGCGGCTCGTCGTAGTAGGTCTCCTGGCCGCGCGACTTCGCCTCGCGGATCGTCTCGATGGTCAGCAGCGGCGTCTTGGTCTGCACGTAGTGGACGTCGGCGGGGTCGGTGATCCCGGCCTCGGCCATCGCCCGGCGCACGCCCTCGGCGACCTTCTCGACCATGGTGAGCCGGCCGATGTCCTCGGGCAGCAGGGTCTCGCTCATCGCGAACCCGACGGTCAGCCGCGGCTCGTCGGTCTTCTCGACCGCGTCCTCCGGCAGCGTGGCGAAGATGGTCGCGTGCGGGCTGATCACGCCGTCGGTGCCGCCGGACCAGACGATCGGGATCTCCCCGACCTCCTCCTTGCTGCGGCTGCCCTTCTCCAGCAGCACCTCGCGGAACGCGCGGTCGGCGATGATCCGGGTGTAGTCGTTCACCCCGCCGTTGCCCTCGGTCTTGCCGATGACGGCGACGACGCGGTCGGCGTCCATGACGCCGTCGTCGATCAGCTTGGCGAGCTCGGAGGCGTCGCTGACGTTGTGCAGCGGGACCTTGCGGACCTCGATCGGTGCGGGCACTGGCTGGCTCTCTCTCTTCGAGTGGGTACGGCCTCCCTCCCGGGCGGGGCAGGGAGGTCCTTCTTCTCAGGTGGCGACGAGCAGGGTGCCGACGTCGTCACCGCTGACGGCGTCGGAGATGGACTCGAGCGTGGTGATCACGGCCCGGGTGCCGCCCCGCTCCACGAAGCGCAGCGCGGCCTCGACCTTCGGGCCCATGCTGCCGCGGGCGAACTGGCCGGCGGCGGCGAGCTCCCGCAGCTCCGCGGCGGTGACCCGGTGCAGGGCGCGGGCGTGCGGCGTCCCGAAGTCGACCATCACGTGCGGGACGTCGGTGGCGATGACCAGGGTGTCGGCGCCGAGCTCGCGGGCCAGCAGCGCAGCGGTCAGGTCCTTGTCGATCACGGCCTCCACGCCGCGCAGGGCGGCGCCGTCCGGGCCGTCGTCCACCACCGGGACGCCGCCACCGCCGGCGCACACGACCACGAAGCCGGCGGCGCCCAGCGCGGCGATCGCCGGGACGTCGACGACCGACAGCGGCTCGGGGGAGGCGACGACTCGGCGCCAGCCGCGCTCGCCCCGGTCCTCCCAGCGCTGACCCAGGTCGACGAACCGCTGGGCCTGGTCGGCGGGCAGGAACCGGCCGACGGGCTTGGTGGGGGAGGTGAAGCCGGGGTCGCGGGGGTCGACCAGCGTGCGGGTGACCAGCGCCGCGGTGCGCTGGGGGAGCCCTCGGCCGGCGAGGGCCGCGTCGAGCTCGTCGGTGAGGGTGAAGCCGATGGTCGCCTGGGTCTGGGCGACGTTCCAGTCCAGCGGGACCGGGGGGACCTCGTGGGCGGCCAGCTCGTTCTTCACCAGCAGGTTGCCCACCTGCGGCCCGTTGCCGTGGGTGAGCACCACCTGGGCGCCGGTCGCGACGACCTCAGCGATGTGCCGGGCGGCCACGGCGATCGCGTCGCGCTGCGCACCGGGCGTCGCCGACCCGTCGGGGCCGGTCATGGCGTTGCCCCCGAGCGCGATCACGACGCGACGAGGGAGGGTCATTGGCCGACCCTAGCCCGAACTCCCTTAGCGGTGAAGTACCCACCGCCCCGGGGTCACGCGGCAGCGGCCTCGGTGCGCTGGCCGACGCTCGGGCGCTCGGCGAGGCGGACGACCCGCAGGGGCTCGGCGGGGGCGTCCCCGGTCTCGGCCAGCTGGGCGATGGTGGCCATCGCGTCGTCGTGCAGGCGGGCGACGGCCTGCAGGGCCTCGGCGAGGGCGAGGCCCGCCGCGGTGTCCTCGGCGTCGGTGGCGGTGGTTCCCGGAGTGGTCACGTCCTCCTCATCGGCAGTGCACGACCGATGTGGCACCGCCCGCCGGCGTCAGATCGCGACGAACTGCCGGCGCCCGCCGCTGGGGGCGGCGGCGAACTCGTCGGTCGCCGCGTCGGCGGCGGCGCGCTCCCCGGCGCCGAGCCGGGCGGTGACGTTCGTGCCGGCCGGGCGGGGACGCAGCAGCAGCGGGGGCAGCTCGAGGACCGGGAGCACGTCGTCCTCGTCGTCCTCGGCGGCCGGTTCGTCCTCCTCGTCGGCCACCGACCAGGTGGCCGGCTCCCGGTAGGTCACCGGCTCGTCGGCCTCGACCGCGGGGGCCTCCTCGACCGGCTGGTCCCAGGTCTCCGCGAGGGCGGCGATGGTGGCCATCGCCTCGTCGTGGAGCCGTGCCACGACCGCGTGCGCCGTGGACGCCACGGCGTCGATGGAGAAGGTGCCGTCGAAGAGGGGCTGCGCTGTCACGTCCACCCTGATCGGCAGTCCGGACGCCGATCGTGACGGACCGGTCCAGGGGCAGCCGGTCAGCGCCGCCAGAAGTCGAAGCGGTCCCGCCCCGGTCGGAAGCCGGCCTGCTCGACGACGTCGACGGCGAGCTCGAACCGCTGGCCGACCAGGTGCGGCTGGTGCCCGTCGCTGCCGAAGCTCACCGCGTCGCCACCCTCCTCGCGGTACCAGCGCAGCAGCTCCACCGACCAGAGCGGGCTGGTGGTGTTGACCTCCAGCGCCCGGCCTGACCCGGCGAGGGCCCGGAACACCGCCCGGTACTCCTCCTCGAACACCGCCTCGGGGTACTCGTCGCGGCCCCCGGGCCAGTAGCGCCGGGGGAAGTCGCAGTGCGCCAGCACCTGGAAGACGTCGCTGTGCTCGATCATGGCGACCATCTCGGTCAGGTAGCGGCGCATCGTCGCGACCACGTCGATGCCCGGCGCGTGCAGCAGCCGGTTGACGCCCATCAGCCGGCCGTCGACCGGCAGCGAGTGCAGCGACCCGAGCACGCGGTCGACCGGTGCGGCCTGCAGGTGGGCGGCCACGCTGGCCCCGAACAGGTGCGGCTCGCCCGCCTCGACCCCGGACCAGACGCGCAGCTGGGGGTAGCGCTCGCGGGCCTCCCAGATGGTCTCGGCGTAGAGGTCCACGTCGATCGGCAGCTGGTTGGCCGGGTGCCGGTCCTTGAGCCCCTGCGCGGTCGCCCGGTCGGCGGCGTCCCAGACGGTGAAGTCCAGGTGCTCGGTGAAGGCCACGGCGGGCAGCCCGATGTCGACGGCGTGCGCGCAGGCGCGCAGCAGGGAGGCCCGTGGGCCGGTGTCCCACGAGAACTCGGAGTGCACGTGGTTGTCCGGCGGCAGCATCGGCCCCCATCCAACCGGTCGTCCACAGCCACCGCACGCCCGGCCCCCGATGTCGGTGCCGCCGCCTACGGTCGGGGTATGAGCACCGCTGTCGAGACCGACCTGGCCGATGAGGCGCTCGGCGTCCTGCGCGAGCTCACCGGCCGCCCGGAGGCGGTGTTCCGGGAGGGGCAGGACGCCGCGGTCGCCGCGCTGGTCGAGCGCCAGGAGCGCGCCCTGGTCGTGCAGCGCACCGGCTGGGGCAAGTCCGCCGTCTACTTCGTCTCCACCGCCCTGCTGCGCCGCCGCGGGAAGGGCCCGACGCTGCTGGTCAGCCCGCTGCTGGCGCTGATGCGCGACCAGGTCGCGGCGGCCGCGCGAGCCGGCATCAAGGCGGTGGAGATCTCCAGCTCCAACGTGACCGAGTGGGACGACATCAACGCCCGGCTGGCCGCCGACGACGTCGACGTCCTGCTGGTCTCGCCCGAGCGGCTGACCAACCCCCGGTTCCGCGACGAGCAGCTGCCCGCGCTGGTGTCCCGCTGCGGTCTGCTCGTCGTCGACGAGGCGCACTGCGTCTCCGACTGGGGGCACGACTTCCGCCCCGACTACCGCCGGATCCGCGACCTGCTCGGTCAGCTCCCCGCCGGGACCCCGGTCCTGGCGACGACGGCGACGGCGAACGAGCGGGTCGTCGCCGACGTGGCCGAGCAGCTCGGTGCCGGCGGGGTGGGGGTCACCACCGTGCGGGGTCCCCTCGCCCGTGACTCGCTGCGGCTCGGGGTGCTGCGGCTGGACACCGACCGCGCCCGGCTCGCGTGGCTGGCCGCCCACCTGGAGGAGCTGCCGGGCAGCGGCATCGTCTACACGCTCACCGTCGCCGCGGCCGAGGAGACCGCTGCGCTGCTCCGGGACTCCGGGCACGAGGTGCGCGCCTACACCGGCCGGCTCGACGACGCCGACCGCAAGGACGCCGAGGAGGCGCTGCGCGAGAACCGGGTCAAGGCGCTGGTCGCCACCTCCGCGCTGGGCATGGGGTTCGACAAGCCCGACCTGGGGTTCGTCGTCCACCTGGGGGCGCCGTCGTCACCGGTCAGCTACTACCAGCAGGTCGGTCGCGCCGGCCGCGCGGTCGACCACGCCGACGTGCTGCTGCTGCCCGGGCCGGAGGACCTCGCCATCTGGCAGTGGTTCGCCACCTCGTCGATGCCGCGGGAGGACCACGCGGCCGCGGTGCTGACCGCCATGGCTGACGGCAAGGCCTGGTCGGTCGCCCGGCTCGAGACCGTCGCCGACGTCCGCCGGTCGCGGTTGGAGCTGCTGCTTAAGGTGCTCGCGGTCGACGGCGCGGTGGAGCGGGTGCAGGGCGGTTGGCGCTCGACCGGCGTGCCCTGGGTCTACGACGCCGACCGGTACACCCGGGTGACGGCGACCCGCGAGGCCGAGCAGCGGGCGATGATCGCCTACGCGCGCCCGGTCGGCGACGCGGAGTGCCGGATGGCGTTCCTGCAGGAGGCGCTCGACGACCCGACGGCGGCCCCCTGCGGCCGGTGCGACGTCTGCGCCGGTGCCTGGTATCCCACCGACATCCCGGCAGGTGCGTCGCAGGCCGCCTCCGCCCGGCTCGACCGCCCCGGGGTGGAGCTGGCGCCGCGGGCGCAGTGGCCGACCGGGGCCGACCGGCTCGGGGTCCAGGTCAAGGGCAAGATCGCGGCCGCGGAGCAGGTGGAGACCGGCCGGGCCGTGGCCCGGCTCACCGACCTGGGCTGGGGCCAGCGGTTGCGCACCCTGCTCGGTGACGACGGCGTGGGCGGGGTGGCCACGCTCGCCGAGGACCTCGAGGCGCCGTCGATCGAGGAGGACCCGGACGCGGCCTACGACGTCTCCCACCGGGTGATCCGGCCCGGGCTGCCCTCCGACGCGCCGCCGGACGAGGAGCTGCTCAAGGCCTGCGCCCGGGTGCTGGGCGCCTGGGACTGGGCGCGTCGTCCCGGGGCGGTCGTCGCCATGCCGTCCCGCCGTCGCCCGGCCCTGGTGGCAGGCGTGGCGCAGGGGCTGGCCGGGCTCGGCCGGCTGCCCTACCTGGGCGCGCTCGACCTGGCCCACGGTGGCCCGACCGGCGGCCCGGGCGGCAACAGCGCCTTCCGGCTCGCCGGTGTCTGGCAGCGGATCGTGGTGGGGCCGGAGCTCCGCTCCCGGTTGGCCGACCTCGGTGATGCACCCGTCCTGCTGGTGGACGACCTGGCCGACTCCCGCTGGACGATGACCGTGGCCGGCCGGGAACTGCGCCTGGCCGGCGCGGGGGCTGTCCTGCCCTTCGTCCTCGCCCTGTCCGCTTGAGGTGACACCCCTCTGCAGGGGCCGGGCCTCACAGTTGTCCACAGGTTTTCGAACAGGTGTGCGAAACCTGCGCTAGCGTTCCGGCATGTCTCTCGCGCACCAGCCGTCCATGTGGGACGTCGCCGAGGAGCCGGCGCTCACACCGTTGACCGGTCGGGTGACCCGGCACCAGCTGTCGCACGGTGCCTGGGTCGACCACCTCCCCGGCTGGGTGGAGGGCTCGGACCAGGTGCTCGACGTCCTGCTCGGGGACATCGGCTGGCGGGAGGACCGGCGGCAGATGTACGACCGGGAGGTCACCGTGCCCCGGCTGCTCCGCTGGTACGGCGGCGACGAGACGCTGCCGCACCGCACGCTCACCGACGCCCGGCGTGACCTCAACGCGTACTACCGCCCCGAGCTCGGCGAGGACTTCGTGACGGCCGGCATGTGCCTCTACCGGGACGGCCGCGACAGCGTCGCCTGGCACGGCGACCGGATCGGCCGCAGCCGCACCGAGGACACGATGGTCGCGATCGTCTCCTTCGGGTCACCCCGACCGCTGCTGCTCCGCCCGGTCGGTGGCGGGGAGAGCCTCCGCTTCCCCCTGGGGCACGGCGACCTCGTCGTCATGGGGGGCTCGTGCCAGCGGACGTGGGAGCACTGCATCCCCAAGACGACGAAGGCGGTCGGACCACGGGTCAGCGTGCAGTACCGCCCCCGGGGGGTGGCCTGAGCGCCGTTCCCCCAGCTCAGCGCCGCCGGGACCCCATCGACCGACCCCCGGGGGACCCCCCCGTGCACGGCCCTCTGAGGGCGTGTAATGTTCCTTCTGCACCGAGCGAGAACGGACCGGGCCACAAGGCCTGGGAAACCGCCGGCCGAGTCCCTGAGATTCGACTGCTGCGGAACTCGGTGTACAGTGGGAATCACCGCCACGAAGAAGGTCCGAGCAATCGGCCCGGGAACGTGCGCGTCCGCTCCTTGAGAACTCAACAGCGTGCCGAAAGTCAGTGCCAAGTATCAATACCCCCTGGCCTGACTGCCTTTATGGGTGGTCATGGTCTTGGGTTCCTTTGGTTGATTGAACGAGAGTGCCAACTCTCGGTCTCAGCTGCGATCAAATCATCTACGGAGAGTTTGATCCTGGCTCAGGACGAACGCTGGCGGCGTGCTTAACACATGCAAGTCGAGCGAGGCCCTCCTTCGGGGGGTGCCCTAGCGGCGAACGGGTGAGTAACACGTGGGCAACCTGCCCTCAGCTCTGGGATAACTCCAAGAAATTGGTGCTAATACCGGATGTGACCGCTGACCGCATGGTCTGGTGGTGGAAAGATTCATCGGCTGAGGATGGGCCCGCGGCCTATCAGCTTGTTGGTGGGGTAATGGCCTACCAAGGCGACGACGGGTAGCCGGCCTGAGAGGGTGACCGGCCACACTGGGACTGAGACACGGCCCAGACTCCTACGGGAGGCAGCAGTGGGGAATATTGCGCAATGGGCGAAAGCCTGACGCAGCGACGCCGCGTGAGGGATGACGGCCTTCGGGTTGTAAACCTCTTTCAGTAGGGACGAAGCGCAAGTGACGGTACCTACAGAAGAAGCACCGGCCAACTACGTGCCAGCAGCCGCGGTAATACGTAGGGTGCAAGCGTTGTCCGGAATTATTGGGCGTAAAGAGCTCGTAGGCGGTCTGTCACGTCGGCTGTGAAAACCCGAGGCTCAACCTCGGGCCTGCAGTCGATACGGGCAAACTAGAGTACTGCAGGGGAGACTGGAATTCCTGGTGTAGCGGTGAAATGCGCAGATATCAGGAGGAACACCGGTGGCGAAGGCGGGTCTCTGGGCAGTAACTGACGCTGAGGAGCGAAAGCGTGGGGAGCGAACAGGATTAGATACCCTGGTAGTCCACGCCGTAAACGTTGGGCGCTAGGTGTGGGGGCCATTCCACGGTCTCCGTGCCGCAGCTAACGCATTAAGCGCCCCGCCTGGGGAGTACGGCCGCAAGGCTAAAACTCAAAGGAATTGACGGGGGCCCGCACAAGCGGCGGAGCATGTTGCTTAATTCGATGCAACGCGAAGAACCTTACCTAGGCTTGACATGCACGGAAATCTCGTAGAGATACGGGGTGCCTTTGGCGTCGTGCACAGGTGGTGCATGGTTGTCGTCAGCTCGTGTCGTGAGATGTTGGGTTAAGTCCCGCAACGAGCGCAACCCTCGTTCTATGTTGCCAGCACGTGATGGTGGGGACTCATAGGAGACTGCCGGGGTCAACTCGGAGGAAGGTGGGGATGACGTCAAATCATCATGCCCCTTATGTCTAGGGCTGCAAACATGCTACAATGGCCGGTACAAAGGGCTGCGATACCGCGAGGTGGAGCGAATCCCAAAAAGCCGGTCTCAGTTCGGATTGGGGTCTGCAACTCGACCCCATGAAGTTGGAGTCGCTAGTAATCGCAGATCAGCAACGCTGCGGTGAATACGTTCCCGGGCCTTGTACACACCGCCCGTCACGTCACGAAAGTCGGTAACGCCCGAAGCCGGTGGCCCAACCCTTGTGGAGGGAGCCGTCGAAGGCGGGATCGGCGATTGGGACGAAGTCGTAACAAGGTAGCCGTACCGGAAGGTGCGGCTGGATCACCTCCTTTCTAAGGAGCACTGGCCGCCACACTCGTTGTGGTGGTCCAGAGCCGCGCACCGACCGTGAAGTGGCTCCAGTCCTGGAGTTGCTCGGGTGTTGGTGGCGGAGCTCGAGGGTGGAACACTGACCAGTTCGGTCGCCGGCTCAGCCTGGTGCCTAGTACGGCTCTTCCCTTGGGGAGGGCGTGGAACGGGATCGGGCAGGGATCGGGGATCGTAGGCACGCTGTTGGGTCCTGAGGGAACGGGCAACTGTTTCTTCTGCGAGAGATCGTTCTGGTGTCGTACCGCCCGGGTTGCCGGGGCTGGCGGTGTCGGGTGGACGGTCATCTTCCGTACGTTGAGAACTGCACAGTGGACGCGAGCATCTAGCAAGTTTGTAGGTATGTATCTGGATACCCGCGCCGATCCGCGAGCCCCTGGTGGGTTGGTGGGTGGGCGTGGGTGTTTGTGTGGCCAAGTTGTTAAGGGCACACGGTGGATGCCTGGGCACCAGGAGCCGATGAAGGACGTAGGAGGCTGCGATAAGCCTCGGGGAGCTGTCAACCGAGCGTTGATCCGAGGATTTCCGAATGGGGGAACCCCGCACCAGTCA comes from the Modestobacter italicus genome and includes:
- a CDS encoding LCP family protein; protein product: MAFDDGARPLPPHLDPRAGRSAHPAAPGRGGSRLAVVARVVAALLSLALLLGSGWGWYLARVAEASIGRTDAIPTEGNTDAQGSDHAGKAMNLLLVGRDSRAGLTAEQAAEFSTGDPEGLLNTDTMILVHIPADGSAAAFVSIPRDLYVSIPGYGESKLNSAFGRGYNDEEGSEADKEAAGARLLIQTISGVTGVQIDHFAEINLLGFINISSIVGGVEVNLCNATDDPLSGAHFEAGEQTISGAEALAFVRQRHGLPSELDRQVRQQVFLAGLIRNVLSQDLLLNPVKQRQVIQQVGTSVTVDQGLNLFDLAAQMQSVKPDEISFQTIPGLVDARTDAGDVLEPADPDALKEFFASLSAGADPDAAAPSVEAADPADVTVSVLNGSGVSGAAATAADALAAAGFDASSGGNAAATDVTTVSAATGDEALAAAVAAEVPGAAVTVDDSLASGTVQLVLGADSNGIGQPVSAKAPETAPGTYASSERTAEDTSCIA
- a CDS encoding ring-opening amidohydrolase — its product is MPAPIEVRKVPLHNVSDASELAKLIDDGVMDADRVVAVIGKTEGNGGVNDYTRIIADRAFREVLLEKGSRSKEEVGEIPIVWSGGTDGVISPHATIFATLPEDAVEKTDEPRLTVGFAMSETLLPEDIGRLTMVEKVAEGVRRAMAEAGITDPADVHYVQTKTPLLTIETIREAKSRGQETYYDEPHGSMDLSNGTTALGIALALGEIEMPEQKQVMRDFSLFSAVASCSSGVELDRAQIVVVGNARGHGGTYRIGHSVMNDALDQDGIWNAIRDAGLDLPERPHTSDLGDRLVNVFLKCEADPTGYVRGRRNAMLDDSDVFWHRQIKATVGGVAASVTGDPAVFVSVAAVHQGPSGGGPVAAIVKA
- a CDS encoding carbamate kinase, with protein sequence MTLPRRVVIALGGNAMTGPDGSATPGAQRDAIAVAARHIAEVVATGAQVVLTHGNGPQVGNLLVKNELAAHEVPPVPLDWNVAQTQATIGFTLTDELDAALAGRGLPQRTAALVTRTLVDPRDPGFTSPTKPVGRFLPADQAQRFVDLGQRWEDRGERGWRRVVASPEPLSVVDVPAIAALGAAGFVVVCAGGGGVPVVDDGPDGAALRGVEAVIDKDLTAALLARELGADTLVIATDVPHVMVDFGTPHARALHRVTAAELRELAAAGQFARGSMGPKVEAALRFVERGGTRAVITTLESISDAVSGDDVGTLLVAT
- a CDS encoding PHP domain-containing protein yields the protein MLPPDNHVHSEFSWDTGPRASLLRACAHAVDIGLPAVAFTEHLDFTVWDAADRATAQGLKDRHPANQLPIDVDLYAETIWEARERYPQLRVWSGVEAGEPHLFGASVAAHLQAAPVDRVLGSLHSLPVDGRLMGVNRLLHAPGIDVVATMRRYLTEMVAMIEHSDVFQVLAHCDFPRRYWPGGRDEYPEAVFEEEYRAVFRALAGSGRALEVNTTSPLWSVELLRWYREEGGDAVSFGSDGHQPHLVGQRFELAVDVVEQAGFRPGRDRFDFWRR
- a CDS encoding RecQ family ATP-dependent DNA helicase, with product MSTAVETDLADEALGVLRELTGRPEAVFREGQDAAVAALVERQERALVVQRTGWGKSAVYFVSTALLRRRGKGPTLLVSPLLALMRDQVAAAARAGIKAVEISSSNVTEWDDINARLAADDVDVLLVSPERLTNPRFRDEQLPALVSRCGLLVVDEAHCVSDWGHDFRPDYRRIRDLLGQLPAGTPVLATTATANERVVADVAEQLGAGGVGVTTVRGPLARDSLRLGVLRLDTDRARLAWLAAHLEELPGSGIVYTLTVAAAEETAALLRDSGHEVRAYTGRLDDADRKDAEEALRENRVKALVATSALGMGFDKPDLGFVVHLGAPSSPVSYYQQVGRAGRAVDHADVLLLPGPEDLAIWQWFATSSMPREDHAAAVLTAMADGKAWSVARLETVADVRRSRLELLLKVLAVDGAVERVQGGWRSTGVPWVYDADRYTRVTATREAEQRAMIAYARPVGDAECRMAFLQEALDDPTAAPCGRCDVCAGAWYPTDIPAGASQAASARLDRPGVELAPRAQWPTGADRLGVQVKGKIAAAEQVETGRAVARLTDLGWGQRLRTLLGDDGVGGVATLAEDLEAPSIEEDPDAAYDVSHRVIRPGLPSDAPPDEELLKACARVLGAWDWARRPGAVVAMPSRRRPALVAGVAQGLAGLGRLPYLGALDLAHGGPTGGPGGNSAFRLAGVWQRIVVGPELRSRLADLGDAPVLLVDDLADSRWTMTVAGRELRLAGAGAVLPFVLALSA
- a CDS encoding alpha-ketoglutarate-dependent dioxygenase AlkB; translated protein: MSLAHQPSMWDVAEEPALTPLTGRVTRHQLSHGAWVDHLPGWVEGSDQVLDVLLGDIGWREDRRQMYDREVTVPRLLRWYGGDETLPHRTLTDARRDLNAYYRPELGEDFVTAGMCLYRDGRDSVAWHGDRIGRSRTEDTMVAIVSFGSPRPLLLRPVGGGESLRFPLGHGDLVVMGGSCQRTWEHCIPKTTKAVGPRVSVQYRPRGVA